From the Kwoniella pini CBS 10737 chromosome 8, complete sequence genome, one window contains:
- a CDS encoding 40S ribosomal protein eS8: MGITRDSRHKRSASGARRAHYRKKRKFELGRQPAMTKLDSSKRIHEVRVRGGNTKYRALRLDSGNFAWGSEHTTRKTRLLTVRYNATNNELLRTQTLVKSAVVDVDATPFRQWYEAHYAQPIARGAKTAAAEDTSDKKQSNHVKRVLEERKKDAKIDPLLEQQFKTGRLLAIITSRPGQSGRADGYILEGKELEFYSRKLQARKAKHA; encoded by the exons ATGGGTATAACTCGTGATTCGCGCCACAAGCGCTCAGCTTCAGGTGCTCGAAGAGCCCACTacagaaagaagagaaagttTGAATTGGGTAGACAACCAGCTATGACCAAGCTTGATTCTTCCAAGAGAATTCACGAAGTTAGAGTAAGAGGTGGTAACACCAAATACAGAGCTTTGAGATTAGACTCTGGAAACTTTGCTTGGGGTTCTGAACACACCACCAGAAAGACTCGATTGTTGACCGTT CGATACAACGCTACCAACAACGAACTTCTTAGAACTCAAACCCTTGTAAAATCTGCCGTCGTCGATGTTGATGCTACCCCATTCAGACAATGGTACGAAGCTCAC TACGCTCAACCCATTGCTCGAGGTGCTAAAACCGCCGCTGCTGAAGACACCTCCGACAAGAAACAATCTAACCACGTTAAGAGAGTCCTCgaagagagaaagaaagatgcTAAAATTGATCCTCTCCTCGAACAACAATTCAAAACTGGTCGATTATTGGCTATCATCACTTCAAGACCTGGTCAATCAGGACGAGCTGATGGTTACATTcttgaaggaaaagaattGGAG TTCTACTCTAGAAAACTCCAAGCCAGAAAGGCCAAACACGCTTAA